The following coding sequences are from one Motacilla alba alba isolate MOTALB_02 chromosome 4, Motacilla_alba_V1.0_pri, whole genome shotgun sequence window:
- the RXFP1 gene encoding relaxin receptor 1 isoform X3: MSLQRNLLRKLSADVFKKYQDLKNLYLQNNKIRAISERAFKGLYNLTKLYLSNNKITNLEPFVFADLHRLEWLIIENNRINRIYPLTFYGLKSLILLEMMNNSLARLPDKPLCQYMPRLNWLDLEGNHIHHVKNATFMSCSTLTVLVMRRNKISSLNENSFSSLQMLDELDLAGNKIESLPPYIFKELKELSQLNLSYNPIKKIQIDQFDFLIKLKSLSLEGIEIANIQRRMFSPLRNLSHIYFKKFQYCGYAPHVRSCKPNTDGISSLENLLASIIQRVFVWVVSAITCFGNIFVICMRPYIRSENKLHAISIMSLCCADCLMGIYLFVIGAFDLKYRGEYNKHAQLWMDSIHCQLVGSLAILSTEVSVLLLTYLTLEKYICIVYPFRCLKPRKCRTISILVLIWIIGFAVAFIPLSNKEFFRNYYGTNGVCFPLHSEQSESSGSQIYSVVIFLGVNLAAFIIIVFSYGSMFYSVHQTAIMATEIRNHIKKEMILAKRFFFIVFTDALCWIPIFILKLLSLLRVEIPGTITSWVVIFILPINSALNPLLYTLTTRPFKEMIHQVWYNYRQRRSKRGKGSQKPYGPSFIWVEMWPMHEITPKVTKPVLCTDSSDASVTTQSTRLNSYT; encoded by the exons AT GTCTCTTCAGAGGAATCTGCTAAGGAAACTTTCTGCTGATGTTTTCAAGAAATACCAAGATCTTAAAAATCT GTATCttcagaataataaaatcagAGCCATATCTGAACGTGCTTTCAAAGGTTTATACAACTTGACAAAACT ATACCTGAGCAACAACAAGATAACAAATTTGGAGCCTTTTGTGTTTGCAGACCTCCACAGACTTGAATGGCT GATAATTGAAAACAACAGGATAAATCGGATCTATCCATTAACATTCTATGGACTCAAATCCCTTATTCTTCT agagatGATGAATAATTCTCTTGCTCGTTTGCCTGATAAACCTCTGTGCCAATATATGCCAAGATTAAACTGGCT AGACCTTGAAGGCAACCATATCCATCATGTGAAAAATGCCACTTTCATGTCCTGCAGCACTCTAACTGTACT gGTGATGAGACGAAATAAAATCAGTTCCCtaaatgaaaacagcttttcttctctccagatGTTAGATGAATT AGATTTAGCTGGCAACAAGATTGAATCACTTCCTCCATATATATTTAAGGAACTAAAGGAGCTTTCACAACT GAACCTTTCTTACAACCCCatcaagaaaatacaaatagaCCAGTTTGATTTTCTAATTAAACTCAAATCCCT CAGCTTGGAGGGCATTGAAATTGCAAACATCCAGAGGAGAATGTTCAGTCCCCTGAGAAACCTTTCCCACAT atattttaagaaattccAGTACTGTGGGTATGCTCCTCACGTGCGCAGCTGCAAACCCAACACTGATGGGATTTCCTCCCTCGAGAATCTTTTAGCTAGCATCATACAGAGAGTGTTTGTCTGGGTTGTATCTGCCATTACCtgctttggaaatatttttgttatctgCATGAGGCCTTACATCAGATCGGAGAACAAGCTGCATGCCATCTCCATAATGTCTCTCTGCT GTGCTGACTGTCTGATgggaatatatttatttgtgatTGGAGCTTTTGATCTTAAATATCGTGGAGAATACAACAAGCACGCTCAGTTGTGGATGGACAGTATCCACTGTCAATTGGTTGGATCGCTGGCTATTCTGTCTACAGAGGTGTCAGTCTTACTGTTGACTTATCTGACTTTGGAAAAATACATCTGCATAGTTTATCCTTTTAGGTGTTTGAAGCCCAGAAAATGCAGGACAATTTCCATTTTGGTTCTTATCTGGATAATCGGGTTTGCTGTTGCTTTTATCCCACTGAGCAATAAGGAATTTTTCAGGAACTACTATGGCACCAATGGCGtctgttttcctcttcactCAGAACAATCAGAAAGTTCAGGAAGTCAGATTTATTCTGTTGTGATTTTCTTAG GTGTAAACTTGGCAGCTTTTATCATCATTGTGTTTTCCTATGGGAGTATGTTCTACAGTGTTCACCAGACAGCTATTATGGCTACTGAAATTCGGAATCATATTAAAAAAGAGATGATCCTTGCTAAACGGTTTTTCTTCATTGTATTTACTGATGCACTATGTTGGAtacctatttttattttgaaactcCTTTCTTTACTTCGTGTAGAAATACCAG GTACCATAACTTCTTGGGTGGTGATTTTTATACTGCCAATAAATAGTGCTTTGAATCCTCTTCTCTACACTTTGACTACACGACCTTTCAAAGAAATGATACATCAGGTTTGGTACAACTACAGACAGAGAAGATCCAAAAGAGGTAAAGGCAGCCAGAAACCGTACGGTCCATCATTCATTTGGGTAGAGATGTGGCCAATGCATGAAATCACGCCAAAGGTTACGAAGCCTGTGCTTTGTACAGACTCTTCTGATGCTTCAGTGACTACACAGTCAACAAGACTAAATTCCTACACGTAA
- the RXFP1 gene encoding relaxin receptor 1 isoform X2, which produces MTPNCCFYMFLLIGTKVICDSLEDHLSGAGTRCPLGYFPCGNITKCLPQQLHCNGEDDCGNRADEDNCEDNNGWSLQFDKHYTKDKYNKLKSLYAFQTKTPECLAGDVPAECTCQGLEVFCDAAKLRAVPSVSSNITIMSLQRNLLRKLSADVFKKYQDLKNLYLQNNKIRAISERAFKGLYNLTKLYLSNNKITNLEPFVFADLHRLEWLIIENNRINRIYPLTFYGLKSLILLEMMNNSLARLPDKPLCQYMPRLNWLDLEGNHIHHVKNATFMSCSTLTVLVMRRNKISSLNENSFSSLQMLDELDLAGNKIESLPPYIFKELKELSQLNLSYNPIKKIQIDQFDFLIKLKSLLEGIEIANIQRRMFSPLRNLSHIYFKKFQYCGYAPHVRSCKPNTDGISSLENLLASIIQRVFVWVVSAITCFGNIFVICMRPYIRSENKLHAISIMSLCCADCLMGIYLFVIGAFDLKYRGEYNKHAQLWMDSIHCQLVGSLAILSTEVSVLLLTYLTLEKYICIVYPFRCLKPRKCRTISILVLIWIIGFAVAFIPLSNKEFFRNYYGTNGVCFPLHSEQSESSGSQIYSVVIFLGVNLAAFIIIVFSYGSMFYSVHQTAIMATEIRNHIKKEMILAKRFFFIVFTDALCWIPIFILKLLSLLRVEIPGTITSWVVIFILPINSALNPLLYTLTTRPFKEMIHQVWYNYRQRRSKRGKGSQKPYGPSFIWVEMWPMHEITPKVTKPVLCTDSSDASVTTQSTRLNSYT; this is translated from the exons TCATCTGTGACTCTTTGGAAGATCACCTTTCTGGAGCTGGCACCAGGTGTCCCCTGGGCTACTTTCCATGTGGCAATATCACAAAGTGTTTGCCCCAACAGCTGCACTGTAATGGTGAGGATGACTGCGGGAATCGGGCTGACGAAGACAACTGCG aGGACAACAATGGATGGTCTCTGCAATTTGACAAACATTATACAAAGGACAAATACAATAAACTGAAATCTCTGTATGCATTTCAGACAAAGACACCTGAGTGCT TGGCTGGTGATGTGCCAGCAGAGTGTACCTGCCAAGGCCTGGAGGTTTTCTGTGATGCTGCCAAACTACGTGCTGTCCCATCAGTCTCTTCAAACATAACCATAAT GTCTCTTCAGAGGAATCTGCTAAGGAAACTTTCTGCTGATGTTTTCAAGAAATACCAAGATCTTAAAAATCT GTATCttcagaataataaaatcagAGCCATATCTGAACGTGCTTTCAAAGGTTTATACAACTTGACAAAACT ATACCTGAGCAACAACAAGATAACAAATTTGGAGCCTTTTGTGTTTGCAGACCTCCACAGACTTGAATGGCT GATAATTGAAAACAACAGGATAAATCGGATCTATCCATTAACATTCTATGGACTCAAATCCCTTATTCTTCT agagatGATGAATAATTCTCTTGCTCGTTTGCCTGATAAACCTCTGTGCCAATATATGCCAAGATTAAACTGGCT AGACCTTGAAGGCAACCATATCCATCATGTGAAAAATGCCACTTTCATGTCCTGCAGCACTCTAACTGTACT gGTGATGAGACGAAATAAAATCAGTTCCCtaaatgaaaacagcttttcttctctccagatGTTAGATGAATT AGATTTAGCTGGCAACAAGATTGAATCACTTCCTCCATATATATTTAAGGAACTAAAGGAGCTTTCACAACT GAACCTTTCTTACAACCCCatcaagaaaatacaaatagaCCAGTTTGATTTTCTAATTAAACTCAAATCCCT CTTGGAGGGCATTGAAATTGCAAACATCCAGAGGAGAATGTTCAGTCCCCTGAGAAACCTTTCCCACAT atattttaagaaattccAGTACTGTGGGTATGCTCCTCACGTGCGCAGCTGCAAACCCAACACTGATGGGATTTCCTCCCTCGAGAATCTTTTAGCTAGCATCATACAGAGAGTGTTTGTCTGGGTTGTATCTGCCATTACCtgctttggaaatatttttgttatctgCATGAGGCCTTACATCAGATCGGAGAACAAGCTGCATGCCATCTCCATAATGTCTCTCTGCT GTGCTGACTGTCTGATgggaatatatttatttgtgatTGGAGCTTTTGATCTTAAATATCGTGGAGAATACAACAAGCACGCTCAGTTGTGGATGGACAGTATCCACTGTCAATTGGTTGGATCGCTGGCTATTCTGTCTACAGAGGTGTCAGTCTTACTGTTGACTTATCTGACTTTGGAAAAATACATCTGCATAGTTTATCCTTTTAGGTGTTTGAAGCCCAGAAAATGCAGGACAATTTCCATTTTGGTTCTTATCTGGATAATCGGGTTTGCTGTTGCTTTTATCCCACTGAGCAATAAGGAATTTTTCAGGAACTACTATGGCACCAATGGCGtctgttttcctcttcactCAGAACAATCAGAAAGTTCAGGAAGTCAGATTTATTCTGTTGTGATTTTCTTAG GTGTAAACTTGGCAGCTTTTATCATCATTGTGTTTTCCTATGGGAGTATGTTCTACAGTGTTCACCAGACAGCTATTATGGCTACTGAAATTCGGAATCATATTAAAAAAGAGATGATCCTTGCTAAACGGTTTTTCTTCATTGTATTTACTGATGCACTATGTTGGAtacctatttttattttgaaactcCTTTCTTTACTTCGTGTAGAAATACCAG GTACCATAACTTCTTGGGTGGTGATTTTTATACTGCCAATAAATAGTGCTTTGAATCCTCTTCTCTACACTTTGACTACACGACCTTTCAAAGAAATGATACATCAGGTTTGGTACAACTACAGACAGAGAAGATCCAAAAGAGGTAAAGGCAGCCAGAAACCGTACGGTCCATCATTCATTTGGGTAGAGATGTGGCCAATGCATGAAATCACGCCAAAGGTTACGAAGCCTGTGCTTTGTACAGACTCTTCTGATGCTTCAGTGACTACACAGTCAACAAGACTAAATTCCTACACGTAA
- the RXFP1 gene encoding relaxin receptor 1 isoform X1, whose amino-acid sequence MTPNCCFYMFLLIGTKVICDSLEDHLSGAGTRCPLGYFPCGNITKCLPQQLHCNGEDDCGNRADEDNCEDNNGWSLQFDKHYTKDKYNKLKSLYAFQTKTPECLAGDVPAECTCQGLEVFCDAAKLRAVPSVSSNITIMSLQRNLLRKLSADVFKKYQDLKNLYLQNNKIRAISERAFKGLYNLTKLYLSNNKITNLEPFVFADLHRLEWLIIENNRINRIYPLTFYGLKSLILLEMMNNSLARLPDKPLCQYMPRLNWLDLEGNHIHHVKNATFMSCSTLTVLVMRRNKISSLNENSFSSLQMLDELDLAGNKIESLPPYIFKELKELSQLNLSYNPIKKIQIDQFDFLIKLKSLSLEGIEIANIQRRMFSPLRNLSHIYFKKFQYCGYAPHVRSCKPNTDGISSLENLLASIIQRVFVWVVSAITCFGNIFVICMRPYIRSENKLHAISIMSLCCADCLMGIYLFVIGAFDLKYRGEYNKHAQLWMDSIHCQLVGSLAILSTEVSVLLLTYLTLEKYICIVYPFRCLKPRKCRTISILVLIWIIGFAVAFIPLSNKEFFRNYYGTNGVCFPLHSEQSESSGSQIYSVVIFLGVNLAAFIIIVFSYGSMFYSVHQTAIMATEIRNHIKKEMILAKRFFFIVFTDALCWIPIFILKLLSLLRVEIPGTITSWVVIFILPINSALNPLLYTLTTRPFKEMIHQVWYNYRQRRSKRGKGSQKPYGPSFIWVEMWPMHEITPKVTKPVLCTDSSDASVTTQSTRLNSYT is encoded by the exons TCATCTGTGACTCTTTGGAAGATCACCTTTCTGGAGCTGGCACCAGGTGTCCCCTGGGCTACTTTCCATGTGGCAATATCACAAAGTGTTTGCCCCAACAGCTGCACTGTAATGGTGAGGATGACTGCGGGAATCGGGCTGACGAAGACAACTGCG aGGACAACAATGGATGGTCTCTGCAATTTGACAAACATTATACAAAGGACAAATACAATAAACTGAAATCTCTGTATGCATTTCAGACAAAGACACCTGAGTGCT TGGCTGGTGATGTGCCAGCAGAGTGTACCTGCCAAGGCCTGGAGGTTTTCTGTGATGCTGCCAAACTACGTGCTGTCCCATCAGTCTCTTCAAACATAACCATAAT GTCTCTTCAGAGGAATCTGCTAAGGAAACTTTCTGCTGATGTTTTCAAGAAATACCAAGATCTTAAAAATCT GTATCttcagaataataaaatcagAGCCATATCTGAACGTGCTTTCAAAGGTTTATACAACTTGACAAAACT ATACCTGAGCAACAACAAGATAACAAATTTGGAGCCTTTTGTGTTTGCAGACCTCCACAGACTTGAATGGCT GATAATTGAAAACAACAGGATAAATCGGATCTATCCATTAACATTCTATGGACTCAAATCCCTTATTCTTCT agagatGATGAATAATTCTCTTGCTCGTTTGCCTGATAAACCTCTGTGCCAATATATGCCAAGATTAAACTGGCT AGACCTTGAAGGCAACCATATCCATCATGTGAAAAATGCCACTTTCATGTCCTGCAGCACTCTAACTGTACT gGTGATGAGACGAAATAAAATCAGTTCCCtaaatgaaaacagcttttcttctctccagatGTTAGATGAATT AGATTTAGCTGGCAACAAGATTGAATCACTTCCTCCATATATATTTAAGGAACTAAAGGAGCTTTCACAACT GAACCTTTCTTACAACCCCatcaagaaaatacaaatagaCCAGTTTGATTTTCTAATTAAACTCAAATCCCT CAGCTTGGAGGGCATTGAAATTGCAAACATCCAGAGGAGAATGTTCAGTCCCCTGAGAAACCTTTCCCACAT atattttaagaaattccAGTACTGTGGGTATGCTCCTCACGTGCGCAGCTGCAAACCCAACACTGATGGGATTTCCTCCCTCGAGAATCTTTTAGCTAGCATCATACAGAGAGTGTTTGTCTGGGTTGTATCTGCCATTACCtgctttggaaatatttttgttatctgCATGAGGCCTTACATCAGATCGGAGAACAAGCTGCATGCCATCTCCATAATGTCTCTCTGCT GTGCTGACTGTCTGATgggaatatatttatttgtgatTGGAGCTTTTGATCTTAAATATCGTGGAGAATACAACAAGCACGCTCAGTTGTGGATGGACAGTATCCACTGTCAATTGGTTGGATCGCTGGCTATTCTGTCTACAGAGGTGTCAGTCTTACTGTTGACTTATCTGACTTTGGAAAAATACATCTGCATAGTTTATCCTTTTAGGTGTTTGAAGCCCAGAAAATGCAGGACAATTTCCATTTTGGTTCTTATCTGGATAATCGGGTTTGCTGTTGCTTTTATCCCACTGAGCAATAAGGAATTTTTCAGGAACTACTATGGCACCAATGGCGtctgttttcctcttcactCAGAACAATCAGAAAGTTCAGGAAGTCAGATTTATTCTGTTGTGATTTTCTTAG GTGTAAACTTGGCAGCTTTTATCATCATTGTGTTTTCCTATGGGAGTATGTTCTACAGTGTTCACCAGACAGCTATTATGGCTACTGAAATTCGGAATCATATTAAAAAAGAGATGATCCTTGCTAAACGGTTTTTCTTCATTGTATTTACTGATGCACTATGTTGGAtacctatttttattttgaaactcCTTTCTTTACTTCGTGTAGAAATACCAG GTACCATAACTTCTTGGGTGGTGATTTTTATACTGCCAATAAATAGTGCTTTGAATCCTCTTCTCTACACTTTGACTACACGACCTTTCAAAGAAATGATACATCAGGTTTGGTACAACTACAGACAGAGAAGATCCAAAAGAGGTAAAGGCAGCCAGAAACCGTACGGTCCATCATTCATTTGGGTAGAGATGTGGCCAATGCATGAAATCACGCCAAAGGTTACGAAGCCTGTGCTTTGTACAGACTCTTCTGATGCTTCAGTGACTACACAGTCAACAAGACTAAATTCCTACACGTAA